One stretch of Leadbetterella byssophila DSM 17132 DNA includes these proteins:
- the rplF gene encoding 50S ribosomal protein L6, with amino-acid sequence MSRIGKKPINIPAGVTVTVADGNVITAKGPKGQLQQKIDADLKVSIEDGILTVERPTEQKRHKALHGLSRTLINNLVEGVSTGFKKELELVGVGYKATNNGNVIDMSLGYSHNIIFVVPSEISVATRMEKGKNPIITLEGNDKQLLGMVCAKIRSLRKIEPYKGKGIRFVGEVVRRKAGKTAGKK; translated from the coding sequence ATGTCAAGAATAGGTAAAAAGCCGATCAACATTCCAGCAGGAGTGACCGTAACCGTAGCCGATGGCAACGTGATTACTGCTAAAGGACCAAAAGGTCAGTTGCAGCAAAAGATTGATGCAGATCTAAAAGTTTCAATTGAAGACGGTATCTTAACCGTAGAAAGACCTACCGAACAAAAAAGACACAAAGCTCTTCATGGTTTGTCTCGTACTTTGATCAACAACTTAGTTGAAGGTGTTAGTACAGGATTTAAAAAGGAATTGGAGTTAGTGGGTGTGGGTTACAAAGCTACTAATAATGGCAACGTAATCGATATGTCTTTGGGTTACTCTCATAACATTATCTTCGTAGTTCCTTCTGAGATATCAGTAGCTACAAGAATGGAAAAGGGTAAAAACCCTATCATCACTTTGGAAGGTAATGATAAGCAACTACTTGGAATGGTCTGTGCAAAAATCAGATCATTACGTAAGATTGAACCATACAAAGGAAAAGGTATTCGCTTTGTGGGTGAAGTGGTGAGAAGAAAAGCTGGTAAAACAGCCGGTAAGAAATAA
- the rpsH gene encoding 30S ribosomal protein S8 produces the protein MITTDPIADFLTRIRNAIKARHRVVDIPASNLKKELTALLYDKGYIASYKFEDNGPQGNIKIALKYNPQTKKSAIVNLTRVSKPGLRKYVKSSELPRVLNGLGIAVISTSKGIITDKEARTLNVGGEVLCYVY, from the coding sequence ATGATTACAACGGATCCAATAGCAGATTTTCTTACCAGAATCAGAAATGCTATTAAAGCGAGGCATAGAGTAGTAGATATTCCGGCCTCTAACCTGAAGAAAGAGTTAACTGCTCTGCTTTATGACAAGGGCTATATTGCCAGTTATAAATTCGAGGATAACGGTCCTCAAGGAAACATTAAGATTGCCTTGAAATACAATCCTCAAACTAAAAAGTCAGCTATCGTGAACCTTACCAGAGTTTCTAAGCCTGGTTTACGTAAGTATGTGAAATCTAGCGAATTACCGCGCGTGTTGAACGGATTAGGTATCGCTGTGATCTCTACTTCAAAAGGTATCATTACTGACAAAGAAGCTCGTACCCTTAATGTAGGTGGCGAGGTATTGTGTTACGTATATTAA
- the rpsN gene encoding 30S ribosomal protein S14: MAKESIKARERKRERLVAKFAAKREALKKAEDWRGLDALPKNSSPVRLHNRCKLTGRPKGYMRRFGINRVTFREMANSGLIPGVTKSSW, encoded by the coding sequence ATGGCAAAAGAGTCAATAAAAGCTAGAGAGAGAAAAAGAGAAAGACTGGTAGCTAAGTTCGCGGCTAAAAGAGAAGCTCTAAAGAAAGCAGAAGACTGGAGAGGTCTTGATGCACTACCTAAGAACTCTTCTCCGGTAAGATTACATAATAGATGTAAACTTACAGGTCGTCCAAAAGGATACATGAGAAGATTCGGTATCAACAGGGTTACTTTTAGAGAGATGGCCAACAGCGGCTTGATCCCAGGCGTTACCAAATCTTCTTGGTAA
- the rplE gene encoding 50S ribosomal protein L5, whose amino-acid sequence MARLREKYQKEVISALQEKFQYKSSMQVPKLVKIVVNRGVGAATGDKKLVDSSVEELSIITGQKAVPTFSKKAVSNFKLREGMPIGAKVTLRGTVMYEFMDRLTSIALPRVRDFQGISDKGFDGRGNYNFGVTEQIIFPEISIDKINKIQGMDITFVTTAKTDAEAYELLKALGMPFVNKNK is encoded by the coding sequence ATGGCAAGATTAAGAGAAAAATATCAGAAAGAGGTGATCAGCGCTCTTCAGGAGAAATTCCAGTACAAGAGCAGCATGCAAGTACCTAAATTAGTGAAGATCGTTGTTAACAGAGGCGTTGGTGCCGCTACAGGCGACAAGAAACTTGTAGACAGCAGCGTCGAAGAACTTTCTATCATCACTGGTCAAAAGGCAGTTCCTACTTTTTCAAAGAAGGCGGTTTCCAACTTCAAACTGAGAGAAGGTATGCCTATCGGTGCTAAGGTGACATTACGTGGTACGGTGATGTATGAATTCATGGACCGTTTGACTTCTATTGCCCTTCCTCGCGTAAGAGACTTCCAAGGTATCTCTGATAAAGGATTTGATGGTAGAGGAAACTACAACTTCGGTGTAACTGAGCAAATCATCTTCCCAGAGATCTCTATCGATAAGATCAATAAAATTCAGGGAATGGATATTACGTTCGTAACGACTGCTAAGACTGACGCTGAAGCGTACGAATTGTTGAAAGCGTTAGGGATGCCATTCGTTAACAAAAACAAATAA
- the rplX gene encoding 50S ribosomal protein L24 — MERKFNKIPKLHVKSGDTVQVISGNSKGKTGKIVEVLVKKNRVVVEGVNLIKKHIKPSAQNPQGEIREVEGSIHISNVKLLDPSTGKATRTGRKLNEAGKLQRYSKATGKFI, encoded by the coding sequence ATGGAAAGGAAATTTAACAAAATACCTAAACTTCACGTGAAATCGGGTGATACCGTTCAAGTGATCTCCGGAAACTCAAAAGGTAAAACCGGAAAGATCGTTGAAGTTCTTGTGAAGAAAAACAGAGTGGTTGTTGAAGGTGTAAACCTTATTAAAAAACACATCAAACCAAGTGCACAAAACCCACAAGGTGAGATCCGTGAAGTAGAAGGTTCTATCCATATCAGCAACGTGAAATTATTGGATCCTTCTACAGGAAAAGCTACTCGCACCGGTAGAAAACTTAACGAAGCTGGGAAGCTTCAACGCTATTCAAAAGCAACAGGTAAATTTATCTAA
- the rplN gene encoding 50S ribosomal protein L14 produces MLQQESRANVADNSGAKEVLVIRVLGGTKKRYASLGDKVVVTVKSALSSSNMKKGTVSKAVVVRTTKEVRRKDGSYIRFEENAVVLLNNQNEPRGTRIFGPVARELREKQFMKIVSLAPEVL; encoded by the coding sequence ATGTTACAGCAGGAATCAAGAGCCAATGTAGCTGACAATAGCGGGGCTAAAGAAGTTTTGGTAATAAGGGTTTTAGGTGGTACTAAAAAGAGATATGCCTCTTTAGGGGATAAGGTTGTAGTTACTGTTAAGAGTGCTCTTTCCTCTTCCAATATGAAAAAAGGTACCGTTTCTAAAGCCGTGGTAGTGAGAACTACTAAGGAAGTTAGAAGAAAGGACGGTTCTTATATCCGATTCGAAGAAAACGCGGTGGTTCTTTTGAACAACCAAAACGAACCTCGTGGAACTAGGATTTTCGGACCCGTAGCCAGAGAGCTTAGAGAGAAGCAGTTTATGAAAATTGTTTCATTAGCTCCTGAGGTACTTTAA
- the rpsQ gene encoding 30S ribosomal protein S17 produces the protein MERKVRKERTGVVTSNKMDKSGTISVVRKVKHPKYGKFMIRSKKFMFHDENNEAGIGDTVRIMETRPLSKNKSWRLVEIIEKAK, from the coding sequence ATGGAAAGAAAAGTTAGAAAAGAGCGTACTGGGGTAGTAACTAGCAATAAAATGGACAAATCCGGAACTATTTCAGTAGTTCGTAAGGTAAAACACCCCAAATACGGTAAGTTCATGATCAGAAGCAAGAAGTTCATGTTCCACGATGAAAATAACGAAGCCGGAATCGGTGATACCGTTAGAATCATGGAAACGAGACCTCTTAGCAAGAATAAAAGTTGGAGATTGGTCGAAATCATCGAGAAGGCCAAATAA
- the rpmC gene encoding 50S ribosomal protein L29, with product MKKNDLSGLTAEQLKQQIAEEKDRLVKLKFAHAITPIENPRRISEARKNIARLSTALTSINK from the coding sequence ATGAAAAAGAATGATCTAAGTGGCTTGACAGCTGAACAATTGAAGCAACAAATAGCCGAAGAAAAGGACAGATTGGTGAAGCTAAAGTTCGCCCATGCAATTACTCCTATTGAAAACCCTAGGAGAATTTCCGAAGCCCGTAAGAATATTGCAAGGTTATCTACCGCTTTAACCAGTATTAATAAATAA
- the rplP gene encoding 50S ribosomal protein L16: MLQPKRTRFRKRQKGRIKGIASRGHQIAFGSFAIKSLEPGRITARQIEAARIGVTRAMKREGQVWIRIFPDNPITQKPLEVRMGKGKGAPEYWVANVYPGTILFECTGVPLELAKEALRLAAQKLPVKTKFVVRNDYEA; encoded by the coding sequence ATGTTACAACCGAAAAGAACCAGATTTAGAAAGCGTCAGAAGGGCAGAATCAAAGGTATCGCCAGCAGAGGACACCAGATTGCCTTCGGTTCATTTGCGATAAAAAGTCTAGAGCCAGGTAGAATTACCGCTCGTCAGATAGAGGCTGCCCGTATCGGGGTTACACGTGCCATGAAACGTGAAGGACAAGTATGGATCAGAATCTTCCCTGATAATCCTATCACTCAAAAACCTCTAGAGGTAAGGATGGGTAAAGGTAAGGGTGCTCCTGAATATTGGGTAGCAAATGTGTATCCGGGAACTATTCTTTTTGAATGTACCGGAGTTCCTTTAGAGTTGGCAAAAGAAGCTTTGAGACTTGCTGCTCAAAAGTTACCGGTAAAAACTAAGTTCGTTGTTCGCAATGACTACGAAGCATAA